One Paraburkholderia sp. IMGN_8 DNA window includes the following coding sequences:
- the wbaP gene encoding undecaprenyl-phosphate galactose phosphotransferase WbaP → MNSTIGIEYSSLPRLGVNPFPALTNKVALAAADIVGFTVALLVTTRVLGSFVTEPPKSVWGILSNHPMLIYMALACAGTAWFWAKLRHYTCRRPMWRELQEIFRTLIVLAVIHLALTTLTKGMFSRGWWALTWSGALVFVPAFRSLTKRALDWANLWKRPTLIVGCGENALETRRALSNQSFLGVDVIAYVAPDAEAAVDKDAILVSDAPILQGLTPATFRSLPGIQVVIALEHDHRALRDMWVRGLTKYGIRDVTVMASMRGVPLCGTDISYFFGHEVMMLRVQNNLARFSARVLKRIFDVVVGGFLLLMLLPIFVTIAALVARDGSSAFFGHTRIGQDGKKFNCYKFRSMVPNADRVLKELLERDPVARAEWEKDFKLKDDVRITPIGALLRKTSLDELPQLWNVLRGDMSLVGPRPVIEKEIARYGEDAAYYLLAKPGMTGLWQVSGRNDTDYARRVFLDAWYVKNWSLWYDITILFKTVGVVVRRDGAY, encoded by the coding sequence GTGAACTCCACCATCGGAATCGAGTACTCGTCACTGCCCAGACTTGGCGTCAATCCATTTCCGGCTCTGACGAACAAGGTCGCACTGGCAGCCGCAGACATTGTTGGTTTTACTGTGGCACTTTTAGTGACGACTCGCGTGCTGGGCAGCTTTGTCACCGAGCCGCCGAAGAGCGTTTGGGGGATTCTCTCAAATCACCCCATGCTGATCTACATGGCGCTTGCTTGTGCTGGAACGGCGTGGTTCTGGGCGAAACTGCGGCACTACACGTGTCGCAGGCCTATGTGGCGTGAACTCCAGGAGATTTTCCGGACGTTAATCGTGCTCGCGGTCATTCATCTGGCGCTTACGACGCTGACTAAGGGTATGTTTTCGCGTGGATGGTGGGCATTGACGTGGAGCGGCGCCCTTGTCTTCGTGCCCGCGTTCCGATCGCTAACAAAGCGCGCGCTCGATTGGGCAAACCTGTGGAAGAGGCCGACGCTGATTGTTGGTTGTGGCGAAAACGCGTTGGAAACCAGACGGGCGCTGTCGAACCAGTCGTTTCTGGGCGTGGACGTGATCGCATATGTCGCGCCCGACGCCGAAGCAGCCGTGGACAAAGACGCGATCCTTGTCTCGGACGCCCCCATTCTGCAAGGCTTGACCCCTGCGACGTTCAGATCGTTGCCTGGGATACAGGTTGTGATAGCGCTGGAACACGATCACCGGGCCTTGCGCGATATGTGGGTTCGTGGACTCACGAAGTACGGCATTCGGGACGTAACCGTGATGGCGTCGATGCGTGGCGTGCCGTTGTGTGGCACCGACATATCGTACTTCTTTGGCCATGAAGTGATGATGTTGCGCGTGCAAAACAACCTCGCGCGCTTTTCTGCCAGAGTTCTCAAGCGGATCTTCGACGTAGTGGTGGGAGGATTTCTTCTACTCATGCTGCTGCCCATCTTCGTGACCATTGCGGCCCTGGTGGCAAGGGACGGTAGTTCTGCGTTTTTTGGGCACACGCGAATCGGACAAGACGGCAAGAAGTTCAACTGCTACAAGTTCCGCTCGATGGTGCCCAATGCCGACAGGGTGCTGAAGGAATTGCTCGAGCGGGACCCGGTGGCAAGAGCCGAATGGGAGAAGGACTTCAAACTGAAGGACGATGTCCGAATCACGCCAATTGGCGCGCTACTGCGCAAAACAAGCCTCGACGAATTGCCGCAGTTGTGGAACGTGCTGCGCGGGGACATGAGCCTCGTGGGACCGCGCCCGGTAATCGAAAAGGAGATCGCTCGGTACGGTGAAGATGCCGCCTACTATCTATTGGCAAAGCCGGGTATGACAGGGCTCTGGCAGGTAAGCGGCCGTAATGATACGGATTACGCAAGGCGCGTATTCCTGGACGCATGGTATGTGAAAAACTGGTCGCTATGGTACGACATCACGATTCTGTTCAAGACGGTTGGCGTGGTGGTTCGGCGCGACGGCGCGTACTGA
- a CDS encoding oligosaccharide flippase family protein, with protein sequence MVLGMVMVPAYVQYLGVEAYGLIALNAVLLAWVQVLDLGLSPTLCRELARAQDEASRKEASVLLQSLEKFVAAMCTLLIVMSVFVAPFFSKDWLHAAGLPTHEIEIAFVLMVATVSSRWLSSLYRGGMVGIDRQATLNVVIVGFAIIRTVLVVPVIANCPRIEVFFLWQLGAIVGESLTMRFLLGRVIEAPLLTRTFSRATLTARARLSLSIAFSALVWATTTQIDKIILSKVLPLQAFGVFSMATILASGILLLANPIQQAFIPRFAADSVGDSRRIIPSYFLASEITMIVVIPVAMIFAIAPDLVLRLWSATAPSTPEAWRILQCYAVGNACSAIAGLAFLVQYAQGNLSLQTKGNVAFLVILVPAVLFGALNDGARGVAYAWLALSLFQALVWVSIVHRRFLPGINIRWYRGMAARVAATGLVGFVFHYMTMLQTSRPQIFVFLLLMWLSMMVVAVAVSPISQRKARDLAGRLVFN encoded by the coding sequence GTGGTGCTCGGCATGGTCATGGTGCCGGCGTACGTTCAATATCTTGGCGTCGAAGCGTATGGTCTGATCGCGCTCAATGCGGTGTTGCTCGCATGGGTGCAGGTATTGGATCTTGGGCTTTCGCCCACATTGTGTCGCGAACTTGCGCGCGCGCAGGATGAAGCATCGAGAAAAGAGGCGAGCGTCCTTCTCCAGTCACTCGAAAAATTCGTGGCGGCCATGTGTACGCTGCTCATCGTGATGTCGGTGTTTGTGGCGCCTTTCTTTTCAAAAGACTGGTTGCACGCCGCGGGACTGCCTACGCACGAAATCGAAATCGCGTTTGTCCTGATGGTTGCAACAGTTTCATCGCGTTGGCTTTCGTCGCTCTATCGAGGGGGCATGGTGGGCATCGACAGGCAAGCCACGCTAAATGTTGTGATCGTGGGCTTCGCCATCATCCGAACTGTGCTCGTTGTCCCGGTCATTGCGAATTGCCCGCGAATCGAAGTGTTTTTCCTGTGGCAACTGGGCGCAATTGTCGGCGAAAGTTTGACCATGAGATTCCTGCTTGGCCGCGTGATTGAAGCGCCGCTGCTTACGCGAACCTTCTCGCGCGCTACGTTGACGGCGCGCGCGAGATTGTCGCTGTCCATTGCGTTCTCCGCGCTCGTGTGGGCGACCACGACGCAGATCGACAAGATCATATTGTCGAAGGTTCTGCCTTTGCAAGCATTCGGCGTATTCAGCATGGCGACGATCCTGGCCAGCGGTATCTTGCTGCTGGCTAATCCCATTCAGCAGGCGTTCATTCCGCGCTTTGCCGCCGACAGCGTGGGCGACAGCCGGCGCATCATACCGAGCTATTTCCTCGCGAGCGAGATCACGATGATCGTGGTCATTCCTGTTGCAATGATCTTTGCGATAGCGCCCGACCTCGTTCTCAGGCTGTGGTCAGCGACTGCGCCCTCGACGCCGGAGGCCTGGCGCATCCTGCAGTGCTATGCGGTCGGTAACGCATGTTCCGCTATTGCGGGATTGGCATTCCTCGTGCAATACGCGCAAGGAAATCTGTCCCTGCAAACCAAGGGTAACGTCGCATTCCTGGTCATCCTGGTACCGGCCGTTCTCTTCGGGGCACTCAACGATGGGGCCCGCGGTGTTGCATATGCGTGGCTCGCGTTAAGTCTGTTCCAGGCGCTCGTCTGGGTCAGTATCGTGCATCGCCGATTCCTGCCTGGCATCAACATAAGGTGGTATAGGGGGATGGCCGCGCGCGTCGCGGCGACGGGATTAGTGGGCTTCGTATTTCATTACATGACCATGCTCCAGACATCCAGACCCCAGATTTTCGTTTTCCTCCTCCTCATGTGGCTGTCAATGATGGTGGTCGCCGTCGCTGTCTCACCGATCTCACAACGTAAAGCGCGCGATCTCGCCGGGCGCCTCGTCTTTAACTGA
- a CDS encoding amino acid--[acyl-carrier-protein] ligase, which produces MDAADAGADSFATRRTVDGTTYLQRLLSAGLLISTGVDGLYGRSEMFEDVVERVSDLIGDWGAEKEVEVIRFPPVMSRQVLEESGYWSNFPDQLGAVFSFHGDERRHQRLLKCLDKQEDWTEDVHPTKIVLTPVACYPVYPVMAARGRLPESGRLVDIFSYCCRHEPSSEPERMLMFRQREFVRMGTAAQVLAFREDWIEHAEAMMRLLQLPASIGVANDAFFGRGGKILADSQREQHLKFELLVPGINPYKVTACGSFNYHLDRFSSLWKIYTDSGEIAHTGCCGFGLERVALSLFKHHGLNTAHWPRGVRTVLWGNDHA; this is translated from the coding sequence GTGGATGCGGCCGACGCTGGCGCCGACTCCTTTGCCACACGCAGAACGGTCGATGGTACGACGTATCTGCAGCGGCTTCTTTCGGCTGGCTTGTTAATTTCAACGGGTGTTGATGGCCTATATGGTCGCAGCGAAATGTTCGAAGACGTCGTCGAGAGGGTCAGTGATCTGATCGGTGACTGGGGGGCGGAGAAAGAGGTGGAAGTCATTCGCTTCCCGCCGGTGATGAGCCGGCAGGTGCTGGAGGAAAGCGGCTATTGGAGCAATTTCCCCGATCAGCTGGGCGCGGTGTTCAGTTTTCATGGCGACGAGCGGCGTCATCAACGTTTGTTGAAGTGTCTCGACAAACAGGAAGACTGGACCGAAGACGTGCATCCGACGAAGATAGTCCTGACGCCTGTGGCCTGTTATCCCGTCTATCCGGTGATGGCGGCGCGCGGCAGGCTGCCAGAAAGCGGCCGGCTCGTCGATATCTTCTCGTATTGTTGTCGGCATGAGCCATCAAGCGAGCCTGAACGCATGTTGATGTTCCGGCAGCGCGAGTTCGTCCGCATGGGAACGGCGGCCCAAGTACTGGCATTTCGCGAAGACTGGATCGAACACGCCGAAGCCATGATGCGCCTGCTTCAGTTGCCGGCGTCGATCGGTGTCGCGAACGATGCGTTTTTTGGTCGTGGCGGGAAGATCCTGGCCGACAGTCAGCGCGAACAACATTTGAAGTTCGAACTGCTGGTGCCCGGAATCAATCCGTACAAGGTCACGGCGTGTGGCAGTTTCAATTACCACCTCGATCGATTCAGTTCGCTGTGGAAGATCTATACCGATAGCGGCGAAATCGCTCACACTGGCTGCTGCGGCTTCGGGCTGGAGCGCGTCGCGCTCAGTCTCTTCAAACATCACGGCCTCAATACGGCTCACTGGCCGCGAGGCGTTCGTACTGTGTTGTGGGGCAATGACCATGCTTAA
- a CDS encoding beta-glucosidase → MPTIHLCRSLFKTCAFWRATLSALLLLVLSSGSYAQLQLRLASPPGSLVMPTNGKKILRFDVSPPVDLRQAKMTVSVFPYDSDGQLTPAPLATYERTISNIQPGKAINVGVAIPRSGLFRLDATLKSPNGETLGKTASTLAVVTKRNEVGPSDFGVVTHFAQGSIPPSVLLPLIKQAGFSWIRDELYWQEIEKTPGTFTFPARYDAYLAACARLGISPLVVLDYGNAGAYPTLFSTSNFPQSPEARKRFVRYVDAVVTHYGGTVKYWELWNEPDFNKISYTAYLALLKETFGAIKHVSPDASVISCGGGGAGGGPGGDCIVALIKEGGLNDQDGFSIHPYMPPNAPETGYKGTGGPIGAVSIPTTWPYLKELTAQHVKANGRPLQVWVTELGWPVNPKEPGQDEATQAANLVRTYLLSRRYGAVHVLFWYDFVDDGTDINNFEQNFGLLHNDLTPKPAFVAASVLSSTVGKRSWGKALIDKESVKAYQYGTDDPVIVGWTTDGKERTASISLPAGRYIQRDWQGADTPVTITAQSFDWRVGPLPRYLILDQPSN, encoded by the coding sequence ATGCCGACGATTCATCTCTGCCGAAGCCTATTCAAAACATGCGCATTCTGGCGCGCTACGCTGTCTGCACTATTGTTGCTGGTTCTCTCAAGCGGCTCATACGCACAACTACAACTGCGCCTGGCTAGTCCGCCGGGCTCACTGGTCATGCCGACAAACGGCAAGAAGATCCTCCGGTTCGACGTCTCGCCGCCGGTAGATCTACGCCAGGCAAAGATGACAGTCAGCGTTTTCCCATATGACAGCGATGGCCAGTTGACACCAGCTCCGCTCGCCACGTACGAGAGAACCATCAGCAACATACAGCCAGGCAAGGCGATCAACGTCGGCGTAGCTATACCGCGTTCTGGTTTGTTCCGCCTCGACGCAACCTTGAAATCGCCGAATGGTGAAACGCTCGGCAAGACGGCGAGCACTCTGGCTGTGGTAACGAAACGCAACGAAGTGGGGCCTTCCGACTTCGGTGTCGTCACCCATTTCGCTCAAGGCAGCATACCGCCCTCGGTGCTGTTGCCGCTCATCAAGCAGGCCGGGTTTTCGTGGATCCGGGACGAACTCTATTGGCAGGAAATCGAAAAAACGCCAGGCACCTTTACCTTTCCTGCGCGCTACGACGCATACCTTGCCGCATGTGCCCGCCTCGGGATTTCGCCTTTGGTCGTTCTCGATTACGGTAACGCGGGTGCCTATCCGACGCTCTTCTCGACGTCGAACTTTCCGCAGTCACCCGAAGCCCGGAAGCGGTTCGTCCGTTACGTCGACGCGGTGGTCACCCACTACGGCGGGACAGTTAAGTATTGGGAGTTGTGGAATGAGCCGGACTTCAACAAGATTAGCTACACCGCCTACCTTGCCCTGCTAAAGGAAACGTTCGGCGCCATCAAGCATGTAAGCCCGGATGCATCGGTCATTTCCTGCGGCGGCGGCGGCGCGGGCGGCGGCCCCGGTGGCGACTGCATTGTTGCACTGATCAAGGAAGGAGGACTGAACGACCAGGACGGCTTTAGCATACACCCCTATATGCCGCCCAATGCCCCAGAAACAGGCTATAAGGGCACGGGCGGCCCGATCGGTGCCGTGAGCATTCCAACGACGTGGCCCTACCTGAAAGAACTTACTGCGCAGCATGTGAAAGCAAACGGCCGGCCTCTGCAGGTTTGGGTGACGGAGTTGGGTTGGCCTGTGAATCCCAAAGAGCCGGGGCAAGATGAGGCGACGCAAGCGGCCAATCTGGTGCGCACCTATTTGCTATCGCGGCGCTATGGCGCGGTTCACGTGCTGTTCTGGTATGACTTTGTCGACGATGGCACCGACATCAACAACTTCGAGCAGAATTTTGGCTTGCTGCACAACGATCTGACACCCAAACCTGCGTTCGTCGCCGCTTCCGTGTTGAGTAGCACGGTCGGCAAGCGTAGCTGGGGAAAGGCGCTAATCGACAAGGAGAGCGTCAAGGCGTATCAGTACGGGACCGATGATCCAGTCATCGTCGGCTGGACCACCGACGGCAAGGAACGTACGGCATCCATAAGCCTGCCGGCCGGCAGATATATTCAGCGCGACTGGCAAGGTGCCGATACGCCCGTAACGATTACCGCGCAAAGCTTCGACTGGCGAGTGGGCCCGCTGCCTCGTTACCTTATTCTGGACCAGCCTTCGAACTGA
- a CDS encoding glycosyltransferase, whose protein sequence is MASTSGKSAARPVISVVILCYNLESFIADCLQSVISQDVNVPFEVIVGDDGSTDKSVDVVESFCSRYPGVVKLIRHEHNVGYSRNLADVIEVTSGEYIATIDGDDMMLPGKLAVQLEFLETQREFGMVVHKMRTVNALTNEPAYFPLPRAKPPVFGAEYLIEYGPFFLNSSAMFRASLRKRYPVNLELKVVADVANLMQSCYGTQARYLDEELGVYRVNPKGFTSTVITNPARHETNVSDMLCTCTMAETLGMHKTVVDRGRARLLLVSAILYLERAHYAEFERCIASSVHFARIGAKQTVLYALRRWPHVLHSLYTLAKQMAGRQVVRV, encoded by the coding sequence ATGGCGTCGACTTCCGGGAAAAGCGCGGCAAGGCCGGTAATTTCGGTAGTGATCCTCTGCTATAACCTGGAAAGCTTCATAGCAGATTGCTTGCAGAGCGTGATATCGCAGGACGTGAATGTTCCCTTCGAGGTGATCGTCGGCGACGACGGGTCCACGGACAAATCGGTCGACGTGGTTGAGTCCTTCTGCTCACGCTATCCCGGTGTTGTCAAACTTATCCGGCATGAGCATAACGTCGGCTATTCACGAAACCTGGCAGACGTCATCGAAGTAACGTCGGGTGAATACATCGCGACCATCGACGGCGATGACATGATGCTGCCCGGAAAGCTCGCCGTGCAGCTCGAATTTCTCGAAACGCAACGCGAGTTCGGCATGGTCGTGCACAAGATGCGGACGGTCAACGCCCTCACCAACGAACCGGCGTACTTTCCGCTCCCGCGAGCAAAGCCGCCTGTGTTTGGCGCGGAATATCTGATCGAGTATGGCCCGTTCTTCCTCAATAGTTCGGCAATGTTTCGCGCTTCGCTGCGCAAACGCTATCCAGTCAATCTCGAACTGAAAGTCGTTGCCGATGTGGCCAACCTGATGCAGTCGTGTTACGGCACTCAGGCGCGCTACCTCGACGAGGAACTGGGTGTCTACCGTGTCAATCCCAAGGGGTTCACTTCAACGGTCATCACGAATCCGGCCCGTCACGAGACTAACGTGAGTGACATGCTGTGCACGTGCACGATGGCCGAGACGCTGGGTATGCACAAGACCGTGGTGGACCGGGGCCGTGCGAGGCTGTTGCTCGTCTCGGCGATCCTTTATCTGGAGCGTGCCCATTACGCGGAATTTGAGCGCTGCATCGCTTCGAGCGTGCACTTCGCGCGGATTGGCGCCAAGCAGACGGTGCTGTATGCGTTGCGGCGCTGGCCTCACGTGCTCCATTCGCTCTACACGCTGGCCAAGCAGATGGCAGGCAGGCAGGTGGTGCGTGTATGA
- a CDS encoding glycosyltransferase family 2 protein, with translation MDSVRTKPRVGVVTVLYQSDDVLEDFFASLKVQDGVLLKLYVIDNSATDSGSIMARELATLAGIETEIVFNNANAGVARGNNQGIAMALADGCEYVLLANNDVDFLDPATIAKLVAPISAGTTLASIPKIFYHGTNRIWCAGGWFSPLKAITKHVGDGVEDHGQFDRSAFTEYAPTCFMLLHKSVFDRVGMMDEKYFVYYDDADFVWRMNRQEIHLLYVPTSQVAHKVSFSTGGSESPFSLFYCTRNRIYFSRKNLGFPRSLIAEGYSLLALLVKYPRFTPAGRKSVRRGIVAGMRMSAQVTRQLGM, from the coding sequence ATGGACAGCGTGCGCACTAAACCTCGGGTGGGTGTTGTCACAGTGCTTTACCAGTCTGACGACGTACTCGAAGATTTCTTCGCCAGCCTTAAGGTGCAGGATGGGGTGCTTCTGAAGCTTTATGTGATCGACAATAGCGCGACCGACAGCGGTAGCATCATGGCGCGAGAGCTCGCCACACTCGCTGGCATCGAAACCGAGATTGTCTTCAATAACGCGAATGCGGGCGTCGCGCGCGGGAACAATCAGGGTATCGCAATGGCGTTGGCTGACGGCTGCGAATATGTACTACTGGCCAACAACGATGTCGATTTCCTCGATCCCGCTACCATTGCGAAACTTGTTGCGCCGATCTCGGCAGGCACGACGCTGGCGTCCATTCCGAAAATCTTCTATCACGGCACGAACCGCATCTGGTGTGCTGGCGGATGGTTTTCGCCGTTAAAAGCGATTACCAAGCATGTGGGTGACGGCGTCGAGGATCATGGGCAGTTCGACCGGAGCGCCTTTACCGAGTATGCGCCAACGTGCTTCATGTTGCTTCATAAAAGCGTATTCGACCGCGTTGGCATGATGGACGAAAAGTACTTCGTCTACTACGACGATGCGGATTTCGTGTGGCGCATGAACCGTCAGGAGATCCATCTGCTCTACGTTCCAACATCACAGGTTGCCCACAAGGTAAGCTTCTCGACAGGCGGTAGCGAAAGCCCCTTCAGTCTCTTCTATTGCACACGCAATCGGATCTACTTCAGCCGCAAGAACCTGGGCTTTCCTCGCTCGCTGATAGCCGAGGGGTATTCGTTGCTCGCGCTGCTGGTTAAGTATCCGCGATTCACGCCAGCCGGCCGCAAGAGCGTGCGGCGGGGGATCGTCGCCGGTATGCGTATGTCTGCGCAGGTTACCCGGCAACTTGGCATGTAA
- a CDS encoding NAD-dependent epimerase/dehydratase family protein produces the protein MKVLITGGAGFIGSNLSNRLVAENATVTVLDNLSPQIHGDDPRKSALFQSLDKSIRFIEGSVVDRSVLEHAMEGQDAVVHLAAETGTGQSMYEVSRYVEVNVGGSGLLLDILVKDKNSTIKKVVVASSRAIYGEGKYRSRALGILYPEAREEKDLLAGCFDYLCPHSGEPLECLPTDEDSKIHPSSVYGITKYDQEQMVMTVCRSIGIGASALRYQNVYGPGQSLSNPYTGILSIFSTRIKNGNGISIFEDGLESRDFVYIDDVVDATHAALVRSQADDRVFGIGSGQRTAVIEVANKLRELYKSHVPITVTGAFRLGDIRHNYADLTRAREVLDFEPKVLFAEGIERFAAWVDAQEVQPDHYEKSIAEMKSKGLYQASQVAA, from the coding sequence ATGAAAGTGCTGATTACCGGAGGTGCTGGCTTCATCGGCTCGAACCTCTCCAACAGGTTGGTGGCCGAAAACGCAACGGTTACCGTGCTCGACAATCTGTCGCCACAGATTCACGGCGACGACCCTCGCAAATCCGCGTTGTTTCAGTCTCTCGACAAATCGATCCGGTTCATTGAAGGATCCGTAGTGGATCGCAGCGTGCTCGAGCACGCAATGGAAGGACAAGATGCGGTTGTCCACCTGGCGGCGGAAACCGGTACGGGACAGTCCATGTATGAAGTCAGTCGCTATGTCGAAGTGAACGTCGGCGGTAGCGGATTGCTGCTGGACATCCTCGTCAAAGACAAAAATAGCACCATAAAGAAGGTGGTGGTGGCGTCGTCGCGTGCGATCTACGGAGAAGGCAAATACCGTTCGCGCGCGCTAGGCATTCTGTATCCGGAGGCGCGTGAAGAGAAAGATCTGCTTGCGGGCTGCTTCGATTACCTGTGCCCACATTCAGGCGAGCCATTGGAATGCCTGCCCACCGATGAAGATTCGAAAATTCATCCTTCGTCGGTCTATGGCATCACCAAGTATGACCAGGAGCAGATGGTCATGACGGTGTGCCGATCGATCGGCATCGGTGCGTCTGCGTTGCGTTACCAGAACGTGTACGGGCCGGGCCAGTCGTTATCGAATCCCTATACGGGAATTCTCTCGATCTTCTCGACACGCATCAAGAACGGTAACGGGATCAGCATTTTCGAAGACGGACTGGAGAGCCGCGACTTCGTGTACATCGACGATGTCGTCGATGCGACCCATGCGGCGCTGGTTCGCTCGCAAGCAGATGATCGCGTATTCGGGATCGGCTCGGGCCAACGTACCGCGGTGATCGAAGTCGCCAATAAGCTACGCGAACTATACAAAAGTCATGTGCCCATCACCGTAACCGGGGCCTTTCGCCTGGGCGATATCCGGCACAACTACGCCGACCTGACCAGAGCGCGCGAGGTGCTCGATTTTGAACCCAAGGTATTGTTCGCCGAGGGAATAGAGCGGTTTGCGGCGTGGGTCGACGCACAAGAGGTACAGCCTGACCACTATGAGAAAAGCATCGCCGAGATGAAGTCAAAGGGGCTTTACCAGGCCAGCCAGGTAGCGGCGTGA
- a CDS encoding acyltransferase produces MSVLTSTFSKFGELHWLDRWNALQLAYYRLKARLWYANAFASVGRSSAIYRPLLLSNVHHASIGERVLIRQGARIELIVTDPNELPRLTIGNDVNIEQNVHIVCGSSIEIKDNVTITGGCGIVDVEHPYEDVDDPVRIGRRIRVRGNRVVIGEGSFIGFNSMILPNVVIGRHCVVGCHSVITRDVPDYCVVAGNPAKLIRRYSWETQTWERFES; encoded by the coding sequence ATGAGCGTCCTGACCAGTACCTTTTCGAAATTCGGCGAGCTGCATTGGCTCGACCGGTGGAACGCGCTGCAACTCGCTTACTACCGGCTCAAGGCGCGGCTCTGGTACGCGAACGCATTCGCTTCAGTCGGTAGGAGCTCGGCAATCTACCGGCCGCTCCTGCTATCCAATGTTCATCACGCTTCAATCGGCGAGAGGGTACTGATCCGTCAAGGTGCGCGTATCGAACTCATCGTCACCGACCCTAACGAATTGCCGAGGCTGACTATCGGAAACGACGTGAACATCGAGCAGAACGTGCACATTGTGTGCGGATCATCGATAGAAATTAAGGATAACGTAACCATCACTGGAGGGTGCGGAATCGTAGACGTGGAGCACCCTTACGAAGATGTCGACGACCCCGTCCGCATTGGGCGGCGGATACGGGTGCGTGGAAACCGTGTCGTGATCGGTGAAGGAAGTTTTATTGGCTTTAACTCAATGATCCTGCCGAACGTCGTCATTGGCCGTCATTGTGTGGTGGGGTGTCATTCTGTCATCACTCGCGACGTGCCCGACTACTGTGTTGTCGCCGGAAATCCGGCGAAGTTGATAAGGCGCTATAGCTGGGAAACGCAAACATGGGAGCGATTCGAATCATGA
- a CDS encoding amino acid--[acyl-carrier-protein] ligase encodes MLNRAEDITKAEIGSDGLGDFPAAPRPRDSLSFLEALLASGLLISTGVEGVYGRSAVFEEVVARVNAMVGVWGAGKHVEMLRFPPAMNRKVLEASGFWQNCPEQIGTVFSFCGDDRDHQRLLKCLDNRDDWAEELKPSRLSMTPAACYPVYSIIAARGPLPEAGRIVDILSYCFRHEPSIDPARMQMFRQREFVRMGTADQVQDFRKQLMEHASGMMRALRLPATVEVANDPFFGRAGKIVADIQRRQELKYELLIPGINAEKPTACASFNYHLDRFGEVWKITTDAGQVAHTGCVGFGLERIALSLFKHHGLEAQGWPDDVRAALWVEEKRATAAPRSVVR; translated from the coding sequence ATGCTTAACAGAGCCGAAGACATCACGAAGGCCGAAATCGGGTCCGATGGACTGGGGGACTTTCCGGCCGCACCGCGGCCGCGCGACAGTCTCTCCTTTCTCGAAGCGCTTCTGGCAAGCGGCTTGTTGATTTCCACCGGCGTAGAGGGGGTGTATGGGCGCAGTGCAGTCTTCGAGGAAGTGGTCGCGCGCGTCAACGCGATGGTTGGCGTCTGGGGCGCAGGCAAGCATGTGGAGATGCTGCGTTTCCCGCCCGCAATGAACCGCAAAGTGCTGGAAGCGAGCGGATTCTGGCAAAATTGCCCGGAACAGATCGGGACGGTTTTCAGTTTCTGCGGTGACGATCGCGACCACCAGCGCTTGTTGAAGTGCCTCGATAACCGGGACGACTGGGCGGAAGAGCTGAAGCCCAGCAGATTGTCCATGACGCCCGCAGCGTGTTACCCCGTTTATTCGATAATAGCAGCGCGTGGTCCGTTGCCTGAAGCAGGGCGGATCGTCGACATCCTCTCGTATTGCTTTCGGCATGAACCGTCAATCGACCCAGCGCGCATGCAGATGTTCCGGCAGCGCGAATTCGTGCGTATGGGGACGGCGGACCAGGTTCAGGACTTCCGCAAGCAATTGATGGAGCATGCCTCGGGCATGATGCGCGCGCTTCGCTTACCGGCGACGGTCGAGGTTGCCAACGATCCATTTTTTGGGCGCGCCGGCAAGATCGTCGCGGATATCCAGCGCCGTCAGGAGTTGAAATACGAATTGCTGATTCCGGGTATCAACGCTGAAAAGCCTACTGCGTGTGCCAGCTTCAACTATCATCTCGATCGCTTCGGCGAAGTCTGGAAAATTACCACCGACGCAGGTCAGGTTGCCCACACCGGGTGTGTCGGCTTCGGTCTTGAGCGCATTGCGCTTAGTCTGTTCAAGCATCATGGCCTCGAAGCGCAGGGGTGGCCCGACGACGTTCGCGCCGCACTGTGGGTTGAGGAGAAACGCGCGACGGCGGCGCCGCGTAGCGTCGTTCGGTGA